CGTTACAGCTGCATGCATTATATGCTTTCCCTGATCTATTGAGTTCTCTGGTTTCTGGAGGTGGCGCTCAGCGTCAGGCATCAGCGAGCTGTTAGAGGATCGTCCTCCTCACCACCACAAGCTGATACATCATACAGATTGGTTAGAGTGAAGTTACACAAATCTCTAGACAATATAAAGATCATGAATCAGAGAGCAGACGTCGCAGCTTTTTTTAGGTGAAAAAGAACATGGTGATGACATGGAACAGCATAGAGGATGTAAATTTGTGATCTCCTGAAGTGCTGAAGATATGTGGAAAGGGGCAAGGAATATCAGCTGCAGCTCCAACTTATTTGTAACAAAAACAAATTGCATAATTTGAAGACAGGATGGCAATTAGCTACAGCTCGTATCTTGTGCAAAAGAAGATAAGTAGATAACATAAAAAAGTTGAAAAGAAGAAGataatatatttttttaaatattctgaACAGACAGAGACAAACCAAAGGTTCGGTGACCAGATTACACTATTCATGTATATTTATGGACCTTAGTCCACAACGAGTATTTGGGATAGGATAATGATCAGAGGACAGGGGATTGGGCACTCGCCCTCTTCAATTCGGCGGCAGGGCTCATCCCTAATGCGGAAGAGAAATTCTGAGGCTTATTCAAAATTTTGTTCAATGATTGCATGCAAAAAAGGTTAAAATGCTAGCTTGTTTATACAGCACAGCCTAAACTACCTGAACAGGCAAACTGGGTTCTAGCTCACTGGATGCATATGGAGTAACCAACCGACTCAAATTATGTCTTACCTAAAACAATTCAAACTATCTTCTCTGTCTCTAACCTGTCTGTCTATCTAGATACATAGACCTGCTATTATCCCGTCATACAAGGATACAACTCTTCAGTTCCTAAACATCTCATCTCCTAATGACTATCCTCCACCTGTCCTAATCTCCTTGATATTCACGAATAACTTAGGTGTTCCTCCTGCTTGTTTTTGTATGGCCGACCAACCAGCCATAATTTTTGTACAGATAAAGGGGTGTGTTTGACCTAAAGCTCATAGCAGTATACCAAGATAGCCCTTGCAATTTACATATCCAGGGTGTGGCAATTCTTTCCACAGGTCTTGCTTAGAAGTTTATTACTCCACAAAACAACTTCACATTGGACAGCATACTGATTTTGAAACGAGAATAGGTAGGGCGAACTGCCTATCTTGGACCATTTTTTTTTGCGTGGAGCCTATCTTGGACTTATAGAAGAGCGTGGACTTGACCACCAAGATCCTTTACGATACCACTAAGCCACGTAAGTGTCACCTGGACAACACGTTATGAACACCAAAATTTTGAACCTTCGCTGCATGTGACAATCAACTCATCGTGGAACCAGATGCTAAGTGTTCAATTGATGTTATGCACATAGTTTTTAGGATGAGTGTCCATTATGCATATGCATATTTGAAAGCTATTTGCAGGGTCTATGTCACTACTCATGCCTGGCTAGGATCTGAAATCGAGTTGTTGAAACTCTTCATTGTAAGCATTTCAGGATGAACGAGGCAAGCCTATGACCTGTAGCAACTTATGATTTTCCTACCGAGCAACCAAGAGTATCCTCTGTCCTCCAGAAATTAGCCTTCAATCCAGTCCATGTACAATTTCAACAGGCATGGGAGAAAACTATATACGTTTCCAATGCCACTGGCCAGAATCAGGAGGTGCTAAGGGTGCTTGGTTAGGGGGGTATCCCTGGATGGGTTGCGGATATCCATCTCGTATCAAAAGTATTCAGATTCTTCATGAGAAGTATCCAGGTTTCAGAGGAACATGCCGGACATGAGATGTATAGTCATCAATTTTTTAGTCTAGGATGTAATCTGGCTATAAGGATTTCAACAAAAAATGGATAACCACATGATGATTTGAAAATGATGATTTTATCCTCAACATATTAATTCATTATGTTAAACTAGAAATTTGACAAGTTCACTAATTGTATCCTGAAAATGGCCTGACCCACATTAACATATTAAGGGAGGACCATCAAAGCTGGTGAGTGAACAATGCAATGATCAAATCATGCATCCAATCCAAAAACGTCGCATGCCCTACTTCCAAAAAAGTAAGAGCACAAACTCAGGTGGTTCTAATAGCCTACTTTTACAGTTTCAGTATCAACGTAAATGTAGCTAGGAAAGTTAACTACAATCAGGGCCAAAATAATATGCTGCTCTTCAGTATAGATTGTCTCCACAAGGATATAAGGTGAACCCAGGGCGATACCAAATCATGGTATCAAGGCATCAGATTGCACATTCCAGTACCATCTCAATCCTAAGCGATTCCATCATCAGTCACATGTGAGTTTTCCTTTAATTCtttactgtttttttaatttgtcTGCGAGGACAACAGCATGCATAATTTGGCAATGAAATGCGAAACAGCAAACGAAAAAGTTAGAAATGGAATCAGCAGGGCGTACCGCCGCAGCAGAAGCAGCAACAGCAGCACGAAAGTAGCATGGCGGCGTCGCAGGCGAGCTCGACCGCGGTGGCCACCATCGACGACGAGCGGCCCTCGAGCAGCGGCGCCTGCTGTTCGTCCCCGTCCTGGCCCTGCCgcccctgcccctgcccctgcgcgcGCTTCTTGTTGGCGAGGTTGAACTCCAGCTTCTCCAGGTAGGCGTGCTTGAACGAGTCCCGGATCCGGAGCGACGGCCACAGGTGCATCTTCGCCgggcgaggagggggcggcggcgggggctggccGGGCCGGGGATTGTCTTGATCTTAGGGATCACGGGGGTCGGCTCGGAGGAAGGCGGAGGAGAAGCGTGAGATTTTGGCTTCGGACGGTGCGGGTTGCGGATTTGGGATCGGATGACGGGACGGCACGGCACGCCGATGGCGAGCATGCGCGGCGGGGTGGGGTGGAATCTGCGAGAGCGAGACCTCCTCTTCGCGCTCACGCGCTGCTCGCCTGTGCCTGCCTGGCCCAACAAAGGCGGACGGTCCCTCGCGTCGCTCGCTCGGGTCGATGGTTCATCGGTCAGCGTTAACCGGTCACCTGTGACCAGTCCACCGTTTTGACTTTTGTAAAAAACAAATCTAAAAAATTCGGggaaaattaaaaaaacaaaaaaaaatcatagATTTGCAATAAAAAGTTCACGAGTATGGgaaaaaatatactccctctgtcccataatataagagcatttttgacactagtctagtgtcaaaaacgttcttatattatgggacggagggagtatttgaaaaAGTTTATGAAATTTCAAAAAGGTTCCTAGATTTTTTGggaaaaaatcacaaatttgatttttttccTTGATTTTGGATAAAGTTCATTTTTTTGAAAAGTTCATAAATATGaacaaagttcatcaattttaaaaaacaattttgaaaaacaagattcatgaatttgataaaagtttgcggattttggaaaaagttcataaaaattgaAAAGagttcgtgaattcaaaaaaaatcatggatttgaaaaaaacaCAAGTTTTGTAGAAAGgctcacgaatttgaaaaaaacacaaattttaaaaagagaagagaaaaataaaaataaaagaaaaagggaaaataaaacagAAGAAACCCGGTCAAGAAACCaaataacaaaaaagaaaaaaccgGTCGGAAGCTTCCCGAATCCGGCCTAGGAAGCTTCTGGGAGATTCCTCTAGTGCATTAAGATGGGTTGGCCCATAAatcaagagaagagagagagagagagagagagagagagagagagagagagagagagagagagagagaggggcattGCGTACCAAATAACCAATAATGGGTGCATAAGGCGTCAAATAGGATTTGGCGGAATCTGCACTGATCACTTCAAAATATGTGCTGACAACGTGGAACACAAACCTAGCCATATGGGCCATGCCTCCCGGACCGGCTTGCGGGCACGAATTTTTGGCCTGGCGTTGGTCGGGCATGTCATGCGAGTAAAAGGGCCGGACCGGCCGACCTTCGCCTGGCCATGGAACAAGGCCGATCTTCGAAGCCAAGCCTTAAGGCCAGACGACACGACCATTTTAGTTTTTTCCCCCttaattttttagtttttttaagtTTTTTTGTATTTTCCTTAGCTTTTTAGACCGAAACGCAACAATTTCCTGCCTGCAACTGTTTCGTGTCGGGCTGGGTTTTTTATCTGGGTTGCCAGGCCTTTGGGTGTGCCGACCCATATGACCAGGTTTGGTGGGACTGTGACGGGAGGAAATTGGACGGCTAGGACATCAGCTCATGATGAGGATATAATATtgtatttatttttttataaaTCTTCTAGTGACATTTCAATTAGTGATATTCTTAGCCTCAGTTTGCGGTTGCTGAATGTTATAAAAAAATAAGCACAAGAGTGGGAAAAAGCATAATATTGTGAGTCAAGGGTCGAGATGTGAGTACTTGAGAGACGTCGACGATGAGTGAAGCAAGAGGGTTCCCTGGGATGCTTGGATCCATCGGGTATATGCACGGGAAATTGAAGAGTTACCCGCAACAGAATATGGCAATTCATTAGTCATTGACATGATCCAACCATCATACTCAAAAGCGGTTTCATCCAAAGATATATCGATTTAGACTTTCTCCTTTGGGATGCCTAGCTCAAGTAACTAGACCAATGTATTGTAAATATATCATCTATTTGCAAGGGTGGTTGCAGTGGAAACTCCACCATACAACTACAAAGTCGATGGTCATGACTATAATGTGGGATACTAAGATGCCAACTATTTCGCTTGATGGATCTTTTTCGAAACAATATCAAACCCTCAAGGTAACAATAGAATCCATAATGCAAGGTTTTGTGGGAACAACTGTGATCCATGAGAAAGTTACTAACTGACACCACAAATTTCTTGAGATCAACTGAAGGATAGAAGACATGTCATTAGATGAGTATCTCCACGATAACCTTGTTGAACATATATGCATACGTGATAGTAACATGTGCAACAGTTTTGTGACGTTTCATCATTTTTATTTAGATTATCTAGTACATTTTGGAGCTTATGgtatatttgaatttgaaaatctCAAAATTATGAATTTGAAAAGTTGTTCAATTATGTGTTGTAGAAACATACAAGTTTGAATTTTTACATGTAAAAATGGAGTTAAATGAAGTTCATATGCATGAAGAGGAGATAAATGTAAGATAATGCAATATATGCTCTAAATTACTAGGAATTGTCAAATGACCGCTCCCTGAAAAGATGATTTTTAGGGGCTCCACTAAGATCATTTTCGGAACGCTCTTTTCTGGGAATCTGCTAGAGTTGCTTTTACCAAGTCATATATTGTGTCGATCAGACTATGCTTTCCCACTTACACCCCCTTGTGTGATCCTAGTCGAAAGATGATAATGTCCTCAACTTTCCTCTATCcgagaaggaggggggggggggggggggggggggcgcaacaACTTTAGGAGAGGTGGGGAACCTGGGCTACTAGTTGGAATCCTTAAAATGGGGCAACTTTTCCTTTTTTTTACGATACTTCTTTGTGTGAGATAAGTTTTATTTTAGTTGTCCTCCATTTTTTTCATGGTGATAAGGGTGATGGTGGCACTTGCAAATACTACTTCTCAGTAACTCTTCAAACAACACAAGGTACTTTCGGGTATTGGTGCTCGTTTTATGGGATTATATTCGTACGTGTGCATCCTTTAGATTACGACTCAATAGATCGGTTTTGGATTTCTCACGCTAATTGGGAGGAGAATGCCTTTTATAATAATGACCCCGCTTGCTCCACCGAAAACTTTGTACATCAAAGACGCATGGTGGTTGCCTTTTCCTAGATCTACTATGTTGATACTCTAGGTCGCATTAAACAAAATTGTTTTACTTATTGTGTTTTAAAGTACTTTGTATTTCTGTGGCAACACATGATCATTTAGTTAGTTTATGAGTTAATTGATGAATTAAGCGGGGCAGAGATCGTTTTGTGAGAGGTTCAAGTGGACAACCAAAACCCAAGCCGTTGTCCCATCTACTCCATGTGTTGCTGCCTCCTAGTGGCCTACTCATGGAGGAGTTGAAGGCGAAGGAGATGTGTGCTGGAGTTGCGGTCTTCGTCAGGTGGTGCTCGACGACAGTCTTAGTGATCTAGTGCATCGATCTTCAACGGCGCCCCGGCCTGGCAAGGTTACCGGAGAAGAGAAAGTCAGTGCATGGTCCTCGACAGTGGCGAGCTCGACATCAGTCACATACCTGACGTGCAACGGCATTGGTGTTTTTTTAGGTTTACGTTAGGAAGTCTTCGAGTTTGTTTTGGGGCGGTGAGACAGTGAAACTGTTTCAGTGTAGGAATAATGTTCTGCCCGCTATTTCCCCATTCCGTTGGCATGCTTATCTCCGGAGGAGGGGCGTGTGGAGCCATGTTTTCGGCGGGCCTTTCGGGATCTGGTCGGTTTAGGTTTCCGGTGGATCCGTTTAGATTCGGTTGCCCTTCATGGTCTTCAGAGTTTCTACGGGCCCTTGTCGACGTTTTCTCCTCCGGGCGGTAATTTTCTTCGTAGATTGTGGTTGCTGGCACCTCCTGGTTTGCATCAATGACTTCTAGACCGCTGCTTCCACAAATACCTAGGTTTTAAAAAAGTTTGCCACGTTGAGACAAAGGCCGACATGCGGCATCGAGTTATGCTCACGGTGTgatgcaagaggaagaagacttggcACCCCAAGATTTGAATATAATGTTATTTTTCTTAATGAACGTATTTGTAAGGACATACGATGCTTCATATTTGGCCTTAGACCCTTTGGGAATTTTTTTGATGAACTATTGGAGTTTTTGGAGTGAAGACACCCGAGCTTTATTAATCAACGACCATAAAGGCACCACATGGTGTGTGGTAAGCAACTCCATATTTAAAATGATGAAATTGAGCCATGCTGCTTTAGGTGATTTTTTTGAGGGGTTTTAGGTGATTATTGGATAATAGATAAAAATAGATGAAAAAAACAAAATCCaatgatttttaaaaaaattgatgaactgttttcaaatccgatgaacctttttcaaaattcatgattttttttctagatttCTGAACTTGTTTTCAAAACCgatgttttttttcaaattcaatgaactttttttagaatcgatgaactctttttaaattcaatgaactttaTTCAAATTCGAGGAGTTTtcttccaaattcgatgaacttgtTTGAAACTCGATGAATCttttcaaattcataaacatttATTATTTCTCGAAtttttcatttttgtgaaatattattattattttgttttttaaATTCAACGGAGGTGAAATAACGCTCTTTTTTAGCAACAGGTGAAACAACGCTCGAGCGAGCGACCAGGCGTGGCGATCGATGAAGCGATCGAGCGCTCGCCACGTGGGCCGGCCCACGAGCAGGCGGCTGTGAGCGCCACCTAGAGGAGCTGGCGCCTGCAGTGCTGCATAGGAGCTCCCCCCCGTGGACCGTACAGATCTGATCAGATTTGCTGGTATAGGGACGAGTATGAAAcatgggagcaactagttaacgagcgctccttcgggagcctcgcaacgatcagcgccacttggcgcgctctcagccattcgccacgtgtcacgctctggacgctccctccagattttgtttttttctatttttccgCACGCATTTTCGGCTTTTTCCCcattttttcgacgttttggtttttcccCGGTCTTCCTTAGCATTTCGACCAAAATTTATTTTTTGAAACAAAAAAATCTTtttgcgcgaaaaaacgcgtttACTTTTTTTTCTTTCATGAAAAGTCACGtttttttgcgagaggcacggttgtgctttagcgagagtcacggccgtgcctttcaaaaacgaaaaaaacgcgttttttattttttttctttcgcgagagtcacggttttactttcgcgagaggcacggttgtgctttcgtgagagtcacggccgtgcctcttggaaagggaaaaagaaaactcgttttctgttttttttctttcgcgagagtcacggttttgctttcgcgagaggcacggttgtgcttttgcgagagtcacggccgtgcctctcggaaagggaaaaaatacgcgttttctgttttttttctttcgcgagagttacggttttgcttttgccagaggcacggttgtgctttcgcgagagtcacgggcatgcctctttcggaaagggaaaaaacgcgttttctgtttttttttctttccacgagactcacggttttgcttccacgagaggcacggttgtgatttcgggagaggcacgggcgtgcctctttcggaaagggaaaaaaatcgtgctcccggtttggttttttcgtccggtttttttcgtgaaaaaaagttcgtcaaaacctatcaatatgggatctagttttgaagatctcgacgcgaggaatccaatggtgaaaacggtttgagatttggacgcacagtttaagagataaaacgttttgaataaacaaatctacgaaaaaaagggaaaactcccaggttgcgacaagtgacgcgctgcatgtgcgccacttgtcgtgacctgggaagatagagtgttctttgcaacgagtactccctAATTAGTGATTTCGACGAAACATGCAAGCAGCTCACAACCCGAATCGTACGTACACATTGCATTTCAAATTTCCCCCCAAATTACCTGGATGCATACATGACAGATTGACAGTACATCATCCTCATCGTTCACAGATAGTACATGGAATGGAAGCAAACACTAACGAAGACAGACGCACACTCGATCGGTAGAGAAAAACAAGCAGCAAACGCGGCGGCGAGCTGAGGAAAACAGAGACGCGTGCAAAGACCAGCAGAATCCAGGACCCGAACAGCAGCACACACTGGAGGCCCCTCTGTCCTCTGATATATCTACAGTTCAGTGCCTCCGACCATCACCGAGACGGCGGCCGGCCGTCGATCTAGCGACTGCCGAAGGAGGCCGACGAGCCGAACTTGGTGGCGCTGGCCCTCAGCACGTACTGGTGGTAcaaggcggcgatggcggcgccgaTGAATGGCCCCACCCAGAAGATCCACTGCAACCACAATGGCCACAAATGTAAGCATAACATGTCTCAGAGGAATTTGAATTAGTACTAATTCCCACCTAATTGCACTCTCAACAAAAACTGTGGGCATGTGTATGTAGAACTAGATAGTGACTAACTTAGTCAGGTACATTAGTGGTAGCAAAGTTTCTGGCGTGGTTGGATGGTAGGTGGGAGTGGGAGCAGGACGAGATTAGGCAGCGTGTACTGCTGCAAAATTAGTTTTGTTTGCATATGTCATGTCACACATAAGCTACAAGAGTGTGCAAAAATAAAAACTTCAAGGCTAATCAGTGGGGAGTGACATCGCTTGAGTTTATTAAGTGATCCTTATCCCGGGTCCTTGCCCAAAATAATCGACCTGCTCAGCGGTTTGATTGCTACTTTTGAACTTATGGACGaggtccccgcaaaaaaaaaaaagaagaagaacttATGGACGAGGAATACCACACAAGTGATCTAGAACCAGTCATTTGGGATGACATAGTGCAGCATGGGTTTAATAAAGTTATCCTGGCTATCTT
This region of Triticum aestivum cultivar Chinese Spring chromosome 2D, IWGSC CS RefSeq v2.1, whole genome shotgun sequence genomic DNA includes:
- the LOC123053972 gene encoding uncharacterized protein, encoding MHLWPSLRIRDSFKHAYLEKLEFNLANKKRAQGQGQGRQGQDGDEQQAPLLEGRSSSMVATAVELACDAAMLLSCCCCCFCCGACGGEEDDPLTAR